From the Bacillus sp. FJAT-22090 genome, the window ATATTAATGCGTTTCTTTACAGTAAAAGATGCGAAGACAGCTCGTAGCTCAGTTATATACGCTACTTGGATCGTAGGAATCTTTTACATTTTAACGATCTTCCTAGGTTTTGGTGCAGCAGCTTTAGTAGGTTCTGAAAAAATTATGGGAGCAAATGCAGCTGGAAATATGGCCGCCCCGCTTCTAGCACAAGCCTTAGGTGGCGACATTTTAATGTCTTTTGTCTCTGCGGTAGCATTTGCAACTATTTTAGCAGTAGTTGCAGGACTAGTATTATCAGGCGCTTCTGCTTTTGCCCATGATTTATATGGACAAATCTTCAAAAAAGGTAAAGTAACAGAAAAAGAACAAATGAAAGCAGCACGTTTAGCTTCAGTTAGTGTTTCTGTAATTTCCATTATATTAGCATTAGGTGCACAAAACATGAATGTAGCTTTCCTAGTTTCACTTGCTTTCTGTATTGCAGCAAGTGCAAATTTACCTGTAATTATTTATACAATCTATTGGAAAAACTTCAATACGACAGGTGCATTGACAGCAATTGTTACTGGACTTGTCGTTGCCCTTATCTTAGTAGCATTAAGCCCTAACTTATGGGCAGCGGATGGTTCTATGACTTTTACAGGTGAAGCATTATTTCCATTAACAAATCCTGCGATTATATCTGTTCCAGCCGGTTTTATCGGAGGTTGGGTTGGTTCTCTAGTCGGTGCTCGTGCAGATCAGAAGAAATATGCAGAAGTCGATGTTAAAGCAAATATTGGATTAAAATAAAGGCTCTGTTAAACGATACTATTGATTTTTCGTTACAGCAGGACGCATGCAATCCGCTGGCTGTCCCGTGTGCTTCCACATCGAAAGCACTCCTGCGAGGTCTTGGTCTCATCAGGACAAGCCCGCTGGATTCGCAGCCATTCACTACATCCGTCTAAATGATAAAAAAAATCTACAACAATATATAACATAACTAAAATAAAAAGAAATGAAGGGCTGCTTGGCTCTTCACTTCTTTTTATTTTTACTGAAATAAATTAATAGTCGTTATAATGATTGGCATTGCAAAAACGTCAATTAGGAATGCACCTACAATCGGAACAACCAAATATGCTTTTTTAGAAGGACCAAACCTTTCCGTTACTGCTGCCATATTTGCCATTGCATTTGGTGTTGCACCAAGTCCATGTCCAGTAAAACCAGCTACCATTACAGCTGCATCGTAATTCTTTCCCAATAAGCGAAACAATACAAATATACCAAAAAGGACGATGAAAACAACTTGTACAAAAACAATAGCTAAAATAGGTAAAGCTAAATCAGCTACCTCCCATAGTTTGATGCTCATCAAAGCCATCGAAAGAAAAATACCTAATGTAATATCTCCTACTAAACCTATGCTTTGCATATCTACTATTTTAGGATTAACTTTGTCTACTATATTTCTTACTATTACTGCCACAAACATTGCACCCACATATCCTGGTAGCACAAATCCCGTTGCCGAAGAGAACAAGCTACCTAAATAAGTTCCTAATGCCATACAGAAAGTGATGAGGAATAATTGTGTAAAAAATGTATTCGTTTGTATCGGCTTGTTACTTTCCAATGGGTTTACTTCCTCTACTTCCTCGCGTTCCGTAGATTTCAAATCATACTTAGAAACGAGGAACTTCACTACAGGTCCTCCTACCAGCCCTCCAGCAACTAGCCCAAATGTTGCTGCAGCTACCCCGATAGATAACGCTGAGTTTATTCCGAGATCCTCCACAGTTTGGCCAAACGCCGTAGCCGCTCCATGACCACCTTCCATTGAAACTGCTCCTGCCATCATACCGATAAGCGGATGAATATCAAATAAATAGGCCATCGAAACTCCAATTGTATTTTGGGCAAGGGCTAAAAAACCACATGCCAGCCAATAAATAACGAGTAATTTCCCTCCTAATTTTACTAGCTTAAAACTTGCACCTAGCCCAACTGTTGTGAAAAATGTGAGCATAAATATTCCTTGTAATGATGTATCCAAAGTAATTTCTAATAATCCTAGAGCTTTCGCTATGGTTGCAACTAAAGCAAAAAGTAATCCTCCTACTACCGGAGCAGGTATACAAAACTTATTTAAGAAACCAATATTTTTTACTAAAAACGTACCTAGCACTAATAGAGCTATGGCAAGAAAGATAGTAGTAACTTGATCTAATGCTAGTGTCATTTAATATCCCTCCTCAGAAAACTTGTGATTGCTTCATTTACTAAATACGCACCTAGTTTTACAGTACGGTTATGTTCGTCTAAAAGAGGATTTACCTCTGAAATATCAAAGGATAATGTTTTTTTATGTGCTGTTACACTCCTTATAATAGATCGCACAATACTTGGATCTAAACCAAATGGTGATGGAGCACTTACACCTGGGGCAAAAGCAGCGTTCAGAACGTCTGTGCACAAAGTAAGAATGATATAATCATTTTCTTCTATAAAATTGTTTAGTGTTTCATTTACTTTGTCTATTTGACTTACATTCATACTTTCCTCAAGGATATATTTAACGTTCAATTCATCAGCTCGATCAAAAAGCTCCTGCGTATTCCCAAAACGCTGAATGCCAACAACACAATAACAACTGTTTGAATCTTGGTCTAATATTTGCTTAAACATAGTACCGGAAGAGGATTGCTCATCATATGATCTTAAATCAAAGTGAGCATCGATATTTATAATTCCTAGCTTTGCCTGTGAGCCAATATAATTACGTGCACCGAGATAATGTCCGTAAGCGGTTTCATGTCCGCCACCTAAAATAATTGGAGTCATTTGTTTGTTTAAAACTTTTGTAATTGTTTCTCCAAGTTGTCGTTGCGCTTCTTCTAAGTTTTCTTCTATACACGTAACTGACCCGATATCCGCGAGTTGCTTGTGTGGTGGAAATAACCATGGTAAGTTTGCTAGTTCAGATCGAAGAGCGTCTGGAGCTTTTGCTGCACCAACTTTACCTTTATTTCGTCTAACCCCTTCCTCACTTTCAAATCCGATAATGACACAAGTTTCTTTGTTAGGTTTATAATCATCCATCTGAGGTAACTCTATGATTTGGTGATATCGAAAGCTAGATCTATTTACACGATGATCGGTCCGACCAGACCAAATACCATCCTTCATTTTATTTAACATGCTGCACGTCCCTTCTTAATTCGTTCTATTTATATTTTCTAAATTATATAAGAACTCATTTATTATTTCTAATATATAATTGTTATAAATCTATAGCTTTAAACTATATATGTACGGAGGAAATCCAAATGGACTTAAAACAACTCTCTTATTTTGTAACAATAGTAGATCAAATGAGCTTTTCCAAAGCTGCTCAAATACTTCATATTTCACAACCTTCTCTAAGTAATGCAATTAAAAGCTTGGAAGGTGAATTAGGATTTCAAATACTTGAACGGAATACTAGGAATATAGGAATAACTGAAGCAGGACATATTTTATATAAAAGGGCCGTGCATCTTTTATCGGAGATGGAAATTGCAAAAAAAGAAATGGGAGAAGTCAAACTTATTGGGAGTGGGGAACTTCAAATAGGAATGATAGAATCCGCAAAACATTGGATACCAAAAGTGATTCGACCATATATAAAAGAGTTTCCAGATGTTCGGATTAAATTAACGGAAGTATTAAGTGGAGCTGATGTAAAAAGCTCATTACGAAACTATGAAACACACCTTATTATTACCAATCAATTTATCGAGGAAGACGATATTACAACCATACCTTTATATCACGAAAAGCTTGTTTTATTACTTCATACTAACCACCCACTTGCAAAGCTTGAATATATAGAGCTAAAAGACTTGGTAGGAGAACCTTTTATAATAAGTAGCGAGGGTTTTCAAACTAGGCATGATGTTTTAAATTTCTTTAAAACTGAAAATATTATACCTACCATAAAATATGAGATTGAACGTTTTGAAACAGCATTAATTTTAGTTCGTGAAAACTTAGGCATTACACTAATACCTGAAAACTATTTGCAAGGACCTTATGATTACTCAATAGTTAAAAGAACCATTGATTCTATAGAAATAGATCGGACCGTTTATTTGACGTATTTAAAAAATCGTTATGTATCCCCCGCTATACACGATTTTATTAACCGAACTAACTCTTATTTTAATTAGATTTATTAGTCTTAATTGTTATTACTTCCACTTAAACTGCTATGTATGAGTGACTCATCCTTTACGGCAAGCACACATCCGTATTTCTAAACTATGGTTTTGAAACACATTCTAAGTTTAAGTATTAAAAAACCGGTCCCAAAAAGGAACCGGTTTTTATAATGGAAATTTAATTAGCTTGGGCTTCTTTTAGCTTTTCTAACTTTCTTTCTGAAGCTAATTTTAATGACATTAATGTTACTCCTCCTATTGCAAGCAGCCCTGCAATAATAAACATACCTGAAGTAAACGCTACAGCTCCTAGAATCATTGGACCAACAAATCCTCCTAAAGCTGCAAATGAATTAACTAAAGCAATTCCAACAGGTGCGGTAGATTCTGTAAAGAAGAAAGTTAAGTATGCAAAGAAACAACCAGTAAATCCATATAGCCCAGCAGAAGTTATGGCTAACATAAGGACCATCATAAATACACTATTGGAAAATCCGCAACCTATAAATCCTATGATTGAAATAAGGAAACATACAAGTAAATGTGATTTATGTGCATTCGTTCTATCAGCACTCCAACCAACAAATAGGATAGCAGGTATACCGACAACAGCAGGAATCATCGCCAACCAACCTATTTCTAAGTTAGTAGTCGCTGTTGCAGATAGAGATTTAATAATAGTTGGCATCCAGAAAGACAATCCATATATTCCTGTATATGCTGCGAAATAAAGTAATGACAGCTTCCAAACTTTTGAGTCTTTTAACATTTCTCGTTTTGAAACTTTGTTTACCATTAAGCTTTGTTGTCTTTCAGACTCTAGTTCTCCTTCTAACCAATCCTTTTCTTCTTGAGACAACCATTTAGCATTTGCTGGTCTGTTTGTTAAATAGAATATAACAACGAATCCTAGAATAACTGCTGGAATACCTTCTAAAATAAACATCCATCTCCACCCAGACATAGATAGCCAAGAGATATTATCTAGAATCCATGTCGATACAGGTGCTCCAATGAGTCCCCCAACTGGTAAAGCGAGTAATAATACGGCCGTTGCTTTTCCTCTTTCACGGGCTCTAAACCAATAAGTTAAATACAATATAATACCTGGGAAGAACCCAGCTTCAGCAACACCTAATAAAAAACGAAGAATGTACAAATGAGTTGTTGTTTGTGCAAAACCAGTTAAGACAACTATAATACCCCATGAAAACATAATACGTGCAATCCAAACCTTTGCGCCAATTTTGTGCATAATCATATTACTTGGAACTTCAAAGAAGAAATAACCAATAAAGAAAATACCTGAAAGAAGTCCGAAAACTTCCGCTGTTAATGCTAATTCCGCGTTCATTTGCAACGCTGCATAACCTAAATTCACTCGATCTAAGTAAGCTACAATATACAAAACTAATATAAATGGTAAAATGCGAAGCATTGTTTTATTTATCGTTCTTTTTTCAAGTGCATTAACTGTTTGAGTCATTTTTTTCTCCCCTTTGTGTGATCTTTTACTACATTCTCAATCCGCGTCGCAGCTTTTTAGTTCACGTTTTCCAAAATCATCGCAATACCTTGTCCCCCACCAATGCAAAGCGAAGCTAGCCCATAACGGACATTTCTTTTCTTCATTTCAATTGCTAATGAATAAGTAATTCTCGTACCACTAGCACCTACAGGATGTCCTAGTGCAACTGCGCCACCATTCACGTTTACTTTTGATGTATCCAAGCCTAGTTCTTTAATCACCGCTAATGATTGTGCAGCAAATGCCTCATTTAATTCAAACAATCCTATATCATCCAAAGTTAAACCAGCTTTTTCTAAGGCTTTTTTGCTTGCTGGAACAGGACCAATACCCATAATTTTTGGATCAACACCTGCCACTCCCCAAGAAACAATCTTTGCTAATGGCTTTAAGTTATGCTCTTTTACATATTGCTCTGAAGCAAGTATTACAGCTGCAGCTCCATCATTAATTCCACTTGCATTCCCAGGAGTTACCGTGCCATCCTTCTTAAATGCTGGCTTTAACTTCGCCAATCCATCTATTGTTGCACCTTCTCGAATATGCTCATCGCTATCAAATGTTACTTCTCCTTTTTTACCTTTTATCGTAATCGACACTATTTCTTCCGCGAAGCGGCCACTATCTCTCGCTTGTATTGCTCTCTCCTGGGATTGAACTGCAAACGCATCTTGTTCTTCACGGGAAATATCATATTGTACTGCTAAGTTTTCAGCTGTCATCCCCATCCCGCAACCAACATATTTATCTGTTAAAGTATCCCAAAGCATATCTTCTACTAACGGCGCTTTGTTAGGCGAGCCGAATCGGGTTCCCCTTAATACATGCGGAGCTAAGCTCATGCTTTCAGTTCCTCCAGCAACTATTACATTTGCATCCCCGACCGCAATTGCCTGTGCTCCTGAGACAATGGATTGTAAGCTCGATCCACAAAGTCTATTTAGTGTTAGTGCACTAGAGGATTCTTTCATTCCGCTTTTTAGTCCAATATGCCTTGCTAGGTAAGCAGAGCTACCACTTGTTTGAATAATATTTCCGAAGATGATTTCATCTATATCAGAAGCTGGTATTCCACTTCTTTTAATAGCTTCTCCTGTAGCTGCTACACCTAAATCGATATCACTCACATCTTTTAGTGAACCTCCAAAAGTTCCAAAAGCTGTTCTTGCACCATCAATAATATAAGTTGTCATTTAATATCCCCCTTTGTCTTTACATTCCACCTGAAACGCTTAAATGTTCACCAGTAATTCCACTTGCCTCATTTGCTGCAAGATACGCCACACCTGAAGCAACCTCTTCAGGGGAGATAAAGCGTTTCATCGCTTGTCTTGGATACATAATAGTCTCTAATGCTTCTTGTTCTGTTTTTCCAACACTTTTTAAATCGTTTAACTGTCTTTCAAGTAAAGGAGTAAGTACTGGACCTGGTAATATGGAGTTAGCGGTAATATTAAATGGTGCACCTTCTAATGCTGTCACACTTGTTACGCCTATCACACCATGTTTTGCTGCAACATATGCTACTTTTTCAGGACTCGCCAACCTTCCATGAATAGAGGATATATTGACAATCCGTCAAATTGATTTTTCTTCATGTAAGGAAAAACATGTTTCGTCATTAAAAATACCCCGGTTAACATAACGTTGATAAGTAGATTCCACTTATCTAACGGAAACTCCTCAATTGCTGATCTATACTGTAGTCCAGCATTATTTATTAGAACATCGACGGTGCCTTTTTCCTCTACAATTGCTTGTATAACAGCTTGAACGTTTTCTTCATTTGTTACATCTAGTGCTATCCCTTTCGTGTTTTCTCCTAATTCTTTCGCTACTTTTTCTGCCGCTTCTTGATTTAGATCGGCAACGTATACGAAGTCATTCTGAGTAACAAATTTTTGGGCTATGGCATATCCCATTCCCCCGGCACCACCCGTCACGATAACTACTCGTTGCTTACTCATAAGTTGACCTCCTCTTTTGCCTTCAACTCGGATTGGGTGTTAAGAAGATGTTTAATCAGTTGAGAGTCCCTTTCTTTTACATATCCATCAAAACTTTTACCAGGATATTCATAAAATCCTTTACCTGCTTTAACACCAATCGCTCCTGATTCAACCCTTTCCTCAATTGCTTTAAACTCTCTAACATTCGATTCAATTTTCGATTGAAGACCATCTAACACAGCCTTCCAAATGTCCAATCCTCCAAAGTCTAATATCTTCAACAGACCGCTAGAGGAAAAACGGAACCCGGGTCCTTGGAAGATTGCTATATCTAAATCTTCTTCACTTACAACCCCATCTTCAATTAAAGCCAGTGCCTCTCTTACAATAGCTACTTGGATTCTATTTGCTACAAGGCCATCGATCTCTTTTTTCACTTCAATCGTCACCTTATTGTTTGATTCTAAAAAATCTTTTACTTCATTAAACACATGATCACTTGTCTCATTTGACCTTAGAAGTTCCACAAGCGGAACAATATGTGCAGGGTTGAAGAAATGAGTCAATATTGTTCTATCCTTATGTTTCTTAACGTCAACCGTAATGTCTGAAAGTTTTAAACTTGACGTATTGGATGCTAAAATTGTATGTTCTGCGCAAATGTCATCTAATTGTTTAAAAAGCTTTTGTTTCAAAGTTAAATTTTCTGATACACTTTCTATTATTAAATCGACATCCGCTAAATCATTAATGTTCGTTGTAAAAGAAATATGAGATAACACTTCCTGATCGCTGTATCTAATGTCATATCCTTCCGCACGAAATAAATCTAAGTAAATGTGAAATTTCCCCTTTGCTGTTTCAAGCATTTCTTCAGAAATATCCGTTAGCGTTGTTTGCACTCCATTAATAGCAAATTGAAAAGCAATTCCAAACCCCATCGTTCCAGCACCAATAACTCCTAATTGATTTATCAACCGTATATCTCCCTTATTGAATATTTTGCTGACTATTAAATCTCTATTGGACTATTTAAATACTCTAATGGAATACCTACCTTTTCACTCAATTGTTCTAAAGACATATCTCCCAATAACTCTACTACTCTAGGACCTTCTACCGTAAATTTAATAACAGCATATTCACATACAAACAAATCTACTTTTCGAATTCCACTTGTTTTATACGTAAGTTCCTTCACTAATTTTGAAGTTCCATCCTTTGCAAACAATGTAGCTGCTACTATTACCTTTTTGGCACCTGTCACTAAATCCATTGCTCCCCCAACACCTAAAATGGGTTGGTTTGGTACTGCCCAGTTAGCAATTTCTCCATGGACATCCACTTGGAGAATACCAAGTACCGCAACATCCACATGACCACCTCTAATTAATGCAAATGAATCTGCACTACTGAAAAAAGAGGCACTTTTTAAATATGTTACGGGCTCTTTTCCAGCATTAATCAAATCAATGTCCAAATTATCATCTGTTGCAGGTGGTCCCATTCCTAATAATCCATTTTCCGTTTGTAAAAATACCTCTTTATCTTCTAAATACTCGGATACGATTGTAGGAATACCAATTCCTAAATTCACGATTTGACCATCTTCTAGCTCTTCCGCAATTCTCTTTGCAATGATATGTTTTTTATCTAGACTCAACATACTCACTCCCTACTTTGGAATATTTACTTTGGATGACATAATCGACATAAGCATGAGGGGTCACAATGTATTCAGGATCCAATTCCCCCACTTCTACAATTTCATCAACTTCTGCAATGACAATCTTACCAGCAGTTGCCATCATCGGATTAAAGTTTCTTGCAGTGGTGTAATATACTAAGTTTCCAAGTCGATCTGCTTTTGCTGCTTTAATAATGGCAACATCGCCTTTAATAGCCTTCTCAAAAATATATCTTTCCCCATCAATTACACGTTCCTCTTTACCTTCACTTAATTCAGTTCCTACTGCCGTTTTTGTGTAGAACCCCCCGATGCCGGCCCCGCCACAACGAATTGCCTCAGCAAGTGTACCTTGTGGTAATAATTCAATATCTAATTCACCTTTAGACCAAGCAATTACTGCTTCTCTATTAATAGAAAAAAAGGAACCAATTGCTTTTTTTATCTTTCCTTGCATGAACAACTTATGAAGTCCTTGCCCCAAGTCTCCTAAATTATTACTGACAACTGTCAAATCTTTAATATCTGTTTCTAATAATTCATCGATAATCGTAAGAGGTGTTCCTGATAAACCAAATCCACCAGTTAAAATTTGATCGCCGCTTTTAAATAACTTTCGAATTTCCTTTGAATCAATTATTTTGTTCAATGTTATCCCTCCACTTTATAGTTCAACTAATAGAAAGCGCTTTCTTTTTTTAGAAAACTAAAATAGAATTAAATAAGTTTTAACTGTACAAAAAATTTAATCGGATTGTTTTAGTATATAATGAGATACATAATTAGACCGCAGTCTAATATTAAAATATTTGTGAGTATTCTGTCAATAATAGTTGGAGGTAATTTATGATTGAACGTGTAAAAAAACAGCGTAGAGGGGAAGAAACAAAGGAAAAAATTCTAAGGGTTGCACTAAAACTTTTTGCGGAAAAAGGGTTCACCAAGGTAACAGTAGATGATATTGTGAAAAAAAGCGGAACATCTAAAGGCTCTTTTTATCAGCATTTCCGTTCAAAATCCGATATTTTTTTAGTACGTTTTACCGAAGTGGATCATTATTATGAGGAAGTTTATAAATCCTTTCCCGACGACATGGATCCGATGGAAAAATTGTCTATTTTCTCGCAAAAGTTAATGCGCTTTCTAGATGAAGAAATGGGAAAAGACTTGATGAAAGTAATTTATACTGCTGCATTAGAAAACAACGAGCATAAATATTTTCTAGATTCAAATCGTTCACTCTTTAAAATCATCCGCTCATTATTAGAAGAAGCTATTACAAAGGGAAAGCTCCATCCCGAGCTTTCCTTAGATGATGTTTCGACAATAATCACCCAATCCTATATGGGCGCAATTTATCATTGGGGTTTACAAAATACCGATCGTAGCTTAGAATCGTTCTCCATCCCAATTACTAAAGCAGTTCTTGAGGGATTAACGATGAAAAGTTAGAAAGAGGAATCTCTTGATTGCCAATCAAAAAGAAATGGAAAGGAAAATTCTTTCTTTTTCTCTCTATCCATAGAAGAATACAAAAAGACCGGATCCCATGGGAACCGGTCATTACTATTAATAATTAGTCAGCCGCCTTTACCGTACTTACATAAGAAAGTTTTAAACCACCACTCCTCAAAGTTGGTGTTCGCAAAAACTATCCTGCATGTCCTCATTGTCTTAAGAGAATGAAGCCTGTCATTCCAGTTTTTATATAAAACTCCCTGTTACAGCATAAAGGTTAAAACTTAATATTTATACGTGCAATGCAGCTTGTATACATATAATAAACCTATTCTCAACTATTTTCAACGGTAATTGCTACCAACACATTATGCTAGCCTTCTGAGTCCCTAAGTCAATAAAACAAAAAACACCATCCGTTAAGATGGTGTTTGAAATGTACATTTAAGGAAGCCGCCTTTGCCGTACTTACATAAGAAAGTTTTAAACCACCACTCCTCAAAGTGGGTGTTCGCAAAAACTATCCTGCATGTCCTCATTGTCTAAAGAGAATGAGGCCTGTCATTCCAGTTTCTATATAAAACTCCCTGTTACAGCATAAAGGTTAAAACTTAATATCCATACGTACAACGCAGCTTGTATTTATATACTAAACCTATTTATTACTTTTTTCAACGGTAATGCATTCCAGTAATTACTTTGCTTCTGGGAACACTCTGTTAATTGTATCTGTAAATCCTTCCATCAATCCCTCTACAGGCTCATTTGCTCTAATTTTATCTCCATATTCAGTTATTTCTTGAGCAAAGTCTGGGTTGGTTGACACATATACATTATCGAAGTTTCCATTTGTTGCTTTTGCTTGATCGGCAATTTTACTTTTAAGATCGTCATTTTCATTAACTCCTTCTTTTAAAAGGACCCCAACATAAGCATTGTTATTTGTCACAATAACATTGGCGCTTTCCACTTCTTCCATTTCTGCAATTTTACTCGCAACGTCATCTGCTAATTCTAGCTGTTGATCTCCATTATTTCCATTTGTTCCGTTATCCTCATTAGTATCAGTACCTGTTTCATCGTTAGCAGTATTTGTATCTACCGTTTCGTTAGTTGTTACATCATTATTATCATTATTTGCATTATTGTCGTCATTATTAGCCGTTCCACACCCCACTAAAGAACTAATTAAAAGCAAAGTCATCGATACTTGTAATATTTTATTCATTTTTAAATCCTCCTTCATAATGTCATAACGATAGGATGAGTATTTTTAACCGAGATATTCTTAGGAGAATAAAATATTTTTATAAAGTGCTTATTTACGTTTTCGCTAATCGTCTTTTGTTATTTTTCACATTATGATTAAATGATAATATAATCTAAATCTCTTTTTTTATCCCTGAAATTACTCTAATACTTTTAAGAAAGGAGATTCAACTAATTGAAAAACGAACTAACTATACTATTTCCATCCATTCAAATTCTGTCCGAATATCCTACTGAATTAGAAGAAGAAGTGTATATTTTCCACAATCCGTATTTGAATAATTGGTTACAAATAAACAAATCGGAAGTCTCCCATCGTGAATATTCATTACTTGCATCTCTCTATTCAGAAGTAAGTATAGATCTATCAACTAATCAAACAGTTTCCATGAAGTGGATGAATTTTCTACGTGGAGATGGTCTTGCTCCTGTAAAAACTGAAACTGATATTCGAGTCATTCAAATTCATTTTAAGAAAAATGTTAATGAAGCTGATTTAAAAGAAGCTGTTCATGTATTTTTTGGTGATGCTATGCAATTTGTTTTTGTTTCTTCTCAAAATGCGTTACTCATTGAGGAAAAGTCTTCATACATCCAAAC encodes:
- a CDS encoding 3-hydroxyacyl-CoA dehydrogenase family protein, encoding MINQLGVIGAGTMGFGIAFQFAINGVQTTLTDISEEMLETAKGKFHIYLDLFRAEGYDIRYSDQEVLSHISFTTNINDLADVDLIIESVSENLTLKQKLFKQLDDICAEHTILASNTSSLKLSDITVDVKKHKDRTILTHFFNPAHIVPLVELLRSNETSDHVFNEVKDFLESNNKVTIEVKKEIDGLVANRIQVAIVREALALIEDGVVSEEDLDIAIFQGPGFRFSSSGLLKILDFGGLDIWKAVLDGLQSKIESNVREFKAIEERVESGAIGVKAGKGFYEYPGKSFDGYVKERDSQLIKHLLNTQSELKAKEEVNL
- a CDS encoding 3-oxoacid CoA-transferase subunit B: MLSLDKKHIIAKRIAEELEDGQIVNLGIGIPTIVSEYLEDKEVFLQTENGLLGMGPPATDDNLDIDLINAGKEPVTYLKSASFFSSADSFALIRGGHVDVAVLGILQVDVHGEIANWAVPNQPILGVGGAMDLVTGAKKVIVAATLFAKDGTSKLVKELTYKTSGIRKVDLFVCEYAVIKFTVEGPRVVELLGDMSLEQLSEKVGIPLEYLNSPIEI
- a CDS encoding CoA transferase subunit A, translated to MNKIIDSKEIRKLFKSGDQILTGGFGLSGTPLTIIDELLETDIKDLTVVSNNLGDLGQGLHKLFMQGKIKKAIGSFFSINREAVIAWSKGELDIELLPQGTLAEAIRCGGAGIGGFYTKTAVGTELSEGKEERVIDGERYIFEKAIKGDVAIIKAAKADRLGNLVYYTTARNFNPMMATAGKIVIAEVDEIVEVGELDPEYIVTPHAYVDYVIQSKYSKVGSEYVESR
- a CDS encoding TetR/AcrR family transcriptional regulator codes for the protein MIERVKKQRRGEETKEKILRVALKLFAEKGFTKVTVDDIVKKSGTSKGSFYQHFRSKSDIFLVRFTEVDHYYEEVYKSFPDDMDPMEKLSIFSQKLMRFLDEEMGKDLMKVIYTAALENNEHKYFLDSNRSLFKIIRSLLEEAITKGKLHPELSLDDVSTIITQSYMGAIYHWGLQNTDRSLESFSIPITKAVLEGLTMKS
- a CDS encoding YhcN/YlaJ family sporulation lipoprotein, which codes for MNKILQVSMTLLLISSLVGCGTANNDDNNANNDNNDVTTNETVDTNTANDETGTDTNEDNGTNGNNGDQQLELADDVASKIAEMEEVESANVIVTNNNAYVGVLLKEGVNENDDLKSKIADQAKATNGNFDNVYVSTNPDFAQEITEYGDKIRANEPVEGLMEGFTDTINRVFPEAK